One Peterkaempfera bronchialis DNA window includes the following coding sequences:
- a CDS encoding HAD-IIA family hydrolase, whose amino-acid sequence MTHTAADIPGDGAPRDGAGGGGPAGSGRPLAEEYDTALLDLDGVVYAGPHAVEHAVESLEAARRAGMRLAYVTNNASRPPQAVADHLTELGVPAEASDVITSAQAAARLVAGKVPAGSAVLLVGGRGLEEALEERGLRPVRSLDDGPAAVVQGYDPSVGWQQLAEASYAVARGLPWVASNTDLTIPTARGTAPGNGTLVAAVRTATGVEPEVAGKPLPPMHQETVIRTRAKRPLVVGDRLDTDIEGAFNGGVDSLLVLTGVTTAAQLLAAPPHQRPTYVAADLRALLVAQPDVTAAGGAYRCGGWTASVGDGGQLRLDGAGSGGDPYDALRALCAAAWTAADGGAGVPDARKVLAELGL is encoded by the coding sequence ATGACGCACACGGCAGCCGACATCCCCGGCGACGGGGCCCCTCGGGACGGCGCGGGGGGCGGGGGCCCGGCGGGCAGCGGCCGTCCGCTCGCCGAGGAGTACGACACCGCGCTGCTCGACCTGGACGGCGTGGTCTATGCGGGTCCCCATGCGGTCGAGCATGCGGTGGAGTCGCTGGAGGCGGCCCGGCGGGCCGGTATGCGGCTGGCGTATGTCACCAACAACGCCTCCCGGCCGCCGCAGGCGGTGGCCGACCACCTCACCGAGCTGGGCGTGCCCGCCGAGGCGTCCGATGTGATCACCTCGGCGCAGGCGGCGGCCCGCCTGGTGGCCGGGAAGGTACCGGCCGGCTCCGCCGTGCTGCTGGTCGGGGGCCGGGGGCTGGAGGAGGCACTGGAGGAGCGCGGGCTGCGTCCGGTGCGCTCGCTGGACGACGGTCCGGCCGCCGTGGTGCAGGGCTATGACCCGTCGGTCGGCTGGCAGCAGTTGGCCGAGGCGTCCTACGCGGTGGCGCGCGGGCTGCCGTGGGTGGCGTCCAACACCGATCTGACCATCCCCACGGCGCGCGGCACCGCGCCGGGCAACGGCACGCTGGTGGCCGCCGTGCGCACCGCGACCGGGGTCGAGCCGGAGGTGGCCGGCAAGCCGCTGCCGCCCATGCACCAGGAGACCGTGATCCGTACCCGGGCCAAGCGCCCGCTGGTGGTCGGCGACCGGCTGGACACCGACATCGAGGGCGCCTTCAACGGGGGCGTGGACAGTCTGCTGGTGCTCACCGGGGTGACCACCGCCGCGCAGCTGCTCGCCGCACCGCCGCACCAGCGGCCCACCTATGTGGCCGCCGACCTGCGGGCGCTGCTGGTGGCGCAGCCGGACGTGACGGCGGCCGGTGGCGCCTACCGCTGCGGGGGGTGGACGGCCTCCGTCGGCGACGGCGGGCAGCTGCGCCTGGACGGGGCCGGGTCCGGCGGCGATCCGTACGACGCCCTGCGGGCGCTCTGCGCGGCGGCGTGGACGGCGGCCGACGGTGGCGCCGGGGTACCGGACGCCCGCAAGGTCCTGGCCGAGCTGGGGCTGTGA
- a CDS encoding sterol-binding protein, with protein sequence MATSEECRTALTRLSENLSRSDGDVRAAAALDRSLTCWITDLDLTFSGRLRGGRIQDVVETPGAPAEKAQIRLAMSSDDLVSLVGGDLHFASAWAHGRVRLEAGLRDLLRLRSLL encoded by the coding sequence ATGGCGACCTCCGAGGAGTGCCGCACGGCACTGACCCGGCTCAGCGAGAACCTGTCGCGCTCCGACGGGGACGTCCGCGCGGCGGCCGCGCTGGACCGCTCTCTCACCTGCTGGATCACCGACCTGGACCTGACCTTCTCCGGCCGCCTGCGCGGCGGCCGGATCCAGGACGTCGTCGAGACCCCCGGCGCCCCCGCCGAGAAGGCCCAGATCCGGCTGGCGATGTCCAGCGACGACCTGGTCTCCCTGGTCGGCGGCGACCTCCACTTCGCCTCCGCCTGGGCCCACGGCCGGGTCAGACTGGAGGCCGGCCTGCGCGACCTGCTGCGGCTGCGGTCACTGCTCTGA
- a CDS encoding histone H1-like repetitive region-containing protein, whose translation MRDTLRGWVQFAAGIAEETGRRTAHTAKDLLDRSGMDVDGLQRTLAEQVPASARSLQSVADDVAAAGRGGRDLVVGLVRSEAERTWQFLGRLGDQVTKVGVVLELLERKLREVEQADEEKPPEPRAEKLFGEDWEEQAAPSRPATPVRIPVLEETEPAAGEAVPAKKAPVPSKPAAARKPAGTTAKKTVSRAAAGETAARMAESGETVAESVAAARKPAARTPAKKGPGKQAPAKKTAARKTAAAKKTAAKKTAVKKTAVKKTAAKKAAAEGGPVRKAAASKTAVKQAPAKKTAAKKSAAKKTAAKKTAAKKAAAKQAPAKKTPAKKTAAKKTGSAKGAARKTAGSRTVGHG comes from the coding sequence ATGCGCGACACGCTGCGCGGCTGGGTGCAGTTCGCCGCAGGTATCGCCGAGGAGACCGGCAGGCGTACGGCGCACACGGCCAAGGACCTGCTGGACCGGAGCGGGATGGACGTCGATGGGTTGCAGCGCACGTTGGCCGAGCAGGTCCCGGCCTCCGCGCGGTCGTTGCAGTCGGTGGCCGACGATGTGGCGGCTGCCGGGCGGGGTGGGCGTGACCTGGTGGTGGGGCTGGTCCGCTCGGAGGCGGAGCGGACCTGGCAGTTCCTCGGTCGGCTGGGTGACCAGGTGACGAAGGTCGGAGTGGTCCTGGAGCTGCTGGAGCGCAAGCTGCGCGAGGTGGAGCAGGCCGACGAGGAGAAGCCGCCCGAGCCTCGGGCGGAGAAGCTGTTCGGTGAGGACTGGGAGGAGCAGGCCGCCCCATCGCGTCCGGCCACACCGGTACGTATCCCGGTGCTGGAGGAGACCGAACCGGCCGCCGGGGAGGCGGTCCCGGCGAAGAAGGCCCCGGTGCCGAGCAAGCCCGCCGCCGCGCGGAAGCCTGCCGGGACCACGGCGAAGAAGACGGTGTCGCGGGCTGCGGCGGGGGAGACCGCCGCCCGGATGGCCGAGTCCGGCGAGACGGTCGCGGAGAGTGTGGCCGCCGCCAGGAAGCCCGCCGCTCGGACGCCTGCGAAGAAGGGGCCGGGGAAGCAGGCGCCCGCGAAGAAGACCGCTGCCAGGAAGACGGCTGCGGCGAAGAAGACCGCTGCGAAGAAGACCGCTGTGAAGAAGACCGCTGTGAAGAAGACCGCTGCGAAGAAGGCGGCGGCGGAGGGGGGCCCGGTCAGGAAGGCTGCCGCGAGCAAGACGGCGGTGAAGCAGGCGCCCGCGAAGAAGACGGCTGCCAAGAAGAGCGCCGCCAAGAAGACCGCCGCCAAGAAGACCGCCGCCAAGAAGGCGGCGGCCAAGCAGGCACCCGCGAAGAAGACGCCCGCGAAGAAGACGGCCGCCAAGAAGACCGGGTCCGCAAAGGGCGCCGCGAGGAAGACCGCCGGGAGCCGGACGGTTGGCCATGGCTGA
- a CDS encoding TlyA family RNA methyltransferase, with translation MARRRLDAELVRRKLARSREHASELIAAGRVTVGGTTASKPATQVETAAAVVVAKDENDPDYVSRGGHKLAGALAAFGPQGLRIEGRRCLDAGASTGGFTDVLLRAGAGRVLAVDVGYGQLAWSLQSDERVTVMDRTNVRELSPERIGGEPVDVVVGDLSFIPLGLVLPALASCCADDADLVLMVKPQFEVGRERLGSGGVVRSPQLRAEAVRQVAAQGWALGLGVLGVTASPLPGPSGNVEYFLWFRRGAPALDPAEADRAVDEGPR, from the coding sequence GTGGCACGACGCCGACTCGACGCGGAACTCGTCCGCCGCAAGCTGGCCCGCTCGCGCGAGCACGCCAGTGAGTTGATCGCGGCCGGACGGGTGACCGTCGGCGGCACCACCGCGAGCAAGCCGGCGACCCAGGTGGAGACCGCGGCGGCGGTGGTGGTGGCGAAGGACGAGAACGACCCGGACTACGTCTCCCGGGGCGGCCACAAGCTCGCCGGGGCGCTGGCCGCGTTCGGCCCGCAGGGCCTGCGGATCGAGGGCCGCCGCTGCCTGGACGCAGGGGCCTCCACCGGTGGCTTCACCGATGTGCTGCTGCGGGCCGGTGCCGGACGGGTGCTCGCCGTGGACGTCGGCTACGGCCAGCTTGCCTGGTCGTTGCAGAGCGACGAGCGGGTCACCGTGATGGACCGCACCAATGTCCGCGAACTGAGCCCGGAGCGGATCGGCGGCGAACCGGTCGATGTGGTGGTCGGCGATCTGTCGTTCATCCCGCTGGGGCTGGTGCTGCCGGCGCTCGCCTCCTGCTGCGCCGACGACGCCGACCTGGTGCTGATGGTCAAGCCGCAGTTCGAGGTCGGCCGGGAGCGCCTCGGCAGCGGCGGTGTGGTCCGCAGCCCGCAACTGCGCGCCGAGGCCGTGCGGCAGGTGGCCGCGCAGGGCTGGGCGCTGGGCCTCGGGGTGCTGGGTGTCACCGCCAGCCCGCTGCCCGGGCCGTCGGGCAATGTGGAGTACTTCCTCTGGTTCCGGCGCGGCGCCCCCGCGCTGGACCCGGCGGAGGCGGATCGCGCCGTGGACGAAGGGCCCCGGTAG
- a CDS encoding NAD kinase: MSDLRTVFLIAHTGRAAALRSVEHLVNGLLKADIGVRVLAAEAGDMDLPAGVEAVPTAPGAVAGCELILVAGGDGTLLRGAELSRQTGVPMLGVNLGRVGFLAEAERDDLAKVVERVVDADYEVEERMTIDVLVRTDGKVIHRDWALNEASVEKAARERMLEVVTEVDGRPVSTFGCDGVVCATPTGSTAYAFSAGGPVVWPEVEALLMVPISAHALFAKPLVTSPHSVLAVEVLPKTPHGVLWCDGRRSVELPAGARVEVRRGRIPVRLARLHRAPFTDRLVAKFALPVTGWRGVPHQN; this comes from the coding sequence ATGAGTGACTTGCGAACGGTCTTCCTGATCGCGCACACCGGCCGGGCGGCCGCGCTGCGCAGCGTCGAGCACCTGGTCAATGGCCTGCTGAAGGCGGACATCGGGGTCAGAGTGCTGGCGGCGGAGGCCGGAGACATGGATCTGCCCGCCGGCGTGGAGGCGGTGCCGACGGCGCCCGGCGCGGTGGCCGGCTGCGAGCTGATCCTGGTGGCAGGCGGTGACGGGACACTGCTGCGCGGCGCCGAGCTGTCCCGGCAGACGGGTGTGCCCATGCTGGGCGTCAACCTGGGCCGGGTGGGCTTCCTCGCCGAGGCGGAGCGCGACGACCTGGCGAAGGTCGTGGAGCGGGTGGTGGACGCGGACTACGAGGTCGAGGAGCGGATGACGATCGACGTCCTGGTCCGCACCGACGGCAAGGTGATCCACCGCGACTGGGCGCTCAACGAGGCGTCGGTGGAGAAGGCCGCCCGGGAGCGGATGCTGGAGGTCGTCACCGAGGTGGACGGCCGCCCGGTGTCCACCTTCGGCTGCGACGGCGTGGTCTGCGCGACGCCCACCGGCTCCACGGCGTACGCCTTCTCGGCGGGCGGGCCGGTGGTGTGGCCGGAGGTGGAGGCGCTGCTGATGGTGCCGATCAGCGCGCATGCGCTCTTCGCCAAGCCGCTGGTCACCTCGCCGCACTCGGTACTGGCCGTGGAGGTGCTGCCCAAGACGCCGCACGGGGTGCTCTGGTGCGACGGACGGCGCTCGGTGGAGCTGCCGGCCGGGGCCCGGGTGGAGGTGCGGCGCGGCCGCATCCCGGTCCGGCTGGCCCGGCTGCACCGGGCTCCGTTCACCGACCGGCTGGTGGCGAAGTTCGCGCTGCCGGTGACCGGCTGGCGGGGCGTACCGCACCAGAACTGA
- the recN gene encoding DNA repair protein RecN: MRIQALGVIDDAVVELSPGFTAVTGETGAGKTMVVTSLGLLLGGRADPALVRVGAGRAVVEGRITLAADDPAALRAVEAGAELDDGVLLVSRTVSAEGRSRAHLGGRSVPVGLLGELGEDLIAVHGQTDQQRLLKPSRQRGALDRYAGEAVSVPLERYQAAFRRLRAVSATLEELTTRARERAQEADLLRFGLAEVAAAEPLPGEDTELAAEAERLGHADALASAATLAHGALAGDPAEPDSVDAGTLVAQARRALDAVRSHDPGLAALGDRLDEVGYLLADVAADLAGYADGLDADPVRLAAVEERRSVLSHLVRKYGSAGAGTAEVLRWAEESAQRLAELEGDDDRIDGLAAERRQLHAELSALAAELSAARRAAAGRFAGAVTAELTELAMPHARVTFAIEQVEDPQGLEVDGRTVAFGPHGVDEVEVLLAPHPGAPPRPIAKGASGGELSRVMLAVEVVFAGADPVPTYLFDEVDAGVGGKAAVEIGRRLAKLAESAQVVVVTHLPQVAAFADRHLVVEKTSDGTVTRSGVKALDDAERVRELSRMLAGLEDSELGRAHAEELLAAARSPRREGRAAL; this comes from the coding sequence ATGCGGATTCAGGCCCTCGGTGTGATTGACGACGCCGTGGTCGAGCTGTCACCGGGCTTCACGGCGGTGACCGGCGAGACCGGCGCGGGCAAGACGATGGTGGTCACCAGCCTGGGGCTGCTGCTCGGCGGGCGGGCGGACCCGGCCCTGGTCCGCGTGGGTGCCGGCCGGGCCGTGGTGGAGGGGCGGATCACCCTCGCGGCCGACGACCCAGCCGCGCTGCGCGCCGTCGAGGCGGGCGCCGAGCTGGACGACGGCGTGCTGCTGGTCAGCCGTACCGTCTCCGCCGAGGGACGCTCCCGGGCGCACCTGGGCGGCCGGTCGGTGCCGGTCGGGCTGCTCGGCGAGCTGGGCGAGGACCTCATCGCGGTGCACGGCCAGACCGACCAGCAGCGGCTGCTCAAGCCGTCCCGGCAGCGCGGTGCGCTGGACCGGTACGCGGGCGAGGCCGTCTCCGTCCCGCTGGAGCGCTACCAGGCCGCCTTCCGGCGGCTGCGGGCCGTCTCGGCGACGCTGGAGGAGCTGACCACCCGGGCGCGGGAGCGGGCCCAGGAGGCGGATCTGCTGCGCTTCGGCCTGGCGGAGGTGGCCGCCGCCGAGCCGCTGCCCGGCGAGGACACCGAGCTGGCCGCCGAGGCCGAGCGGCTCGGCCACGCCGATGCGCTGGCGTCCGCGGCCACCCTCGCCCATGGCGCGCTGGCCGGAGACCCGGCCGAGCCCGACTCGGTCGACGCCGGGACCCTGGTCGCCCAGGCCCGGCGGGCGCTGGACGCGGTGCGGTCCCACGACCCGGGGCTCGCCGCGCTCGGCGACCGGCTGGACGAGGTGGGCTATCTGCTCGCGGACGTCGCCGCAGACCTGGCCGGCTATGCGGACGGGCTGGACGCCGACCCGGTGCGGCTGGCGGCGGTGGAGGAGCGCCGCTCGGTCCTCTCCCACCTGGTCCGCAAGTACGGCAGCGCGGGGGCCGGTACCGCCGAGGTGCTGCGCTGGGCCGAGGAGTCGGCGCAGCGGCTGGCCGAGCTGGAGGGCGACGACGACCGCATCGACGGCCTGGCGGCGGAGCGGAGGCAGCTCCACGCCGAGCTGAGCGCCCTGGCCGCCGAGCTGTCCGCAGCCCGCCGGGCCGCCGCCGGGCGGTTCGCCGGGGCGGTGACCGCCGAACTCACCGAACTGGCCATGCCGCACGCCCGGGTGACCTTCGCCATCGAGCAGGTCGAGGACCCGCAGGGCCTGGAGGTCGACGGCCGCACCGTCGCCTTCGGCCCGCACGGTGTGGACGAGGTCGAGGTCCTGCTCGCCCCGCACCCGGGTGCGCCGCCCCGGCCGATCGCCAAGGGCGCCTCCGGCGGCGAGCTCTCCCGGGTGATGCTCGCGGTGGAGGTGGTGTTCGCCGGGGCGGACCCGGTGCCCACCTACCTCTTCGACGAGGTCGACGCCGGGGTGGGCGGCAAGGCGGCGGTGGAGATCGGCCGCCGGCTGGCCAAGCTCGCCGAGAGCGCCCAGGTCGTCGTGGTCACCCATCTCCCGCAGGTGGCGGCCTTTGCCGACCGCCATCTGGTGGTGGAGAAGACCAGCGACGGCACGGTCACCCGGTCGGGGGTGAAGGCCCTGGACGACGCCGAGCGGGTCCGCGAGCTGTCCCGGATGCTGGCCGGGCTGGAGGACTCCGAACTGGGCCGCGCCCACGCCGAGGAACTGCTGGCGGCGGCGCGCTCGCCGCGCCGGGAGGGCCGTGCCGCGCTGTGA
- a CDS encoding glycosyltransferase family 4 protein, whose translation MDDTSVRATTPAPEPGQLHAVLVVAASTGGIGAHVRSLAQGLVAHGLTVTVCGPAATDALFGFSGAGARFHPVEITPTSGPRSDAAAIGELRRAFTGACVVHAHGLRAGLLSDLALRTAGRVPGMRPETPLVVTMHHALLATGMERRLLRLMERRVARAADLLLGASSDLVARARELGAGDARLGPVAAPPLAAPAVDRAAARAALPGVAEGRPVVLAVGRLAPQKGFDLLLDASRTLAGLNPRPLVLIAGEGPEGVALRDRIDAEGLPVRLLGHRTDVPELLAAADVVAISSRWEARALVAQEALRAGVPLVATAVGGLPELVGDAAVLVPYGDAQAFGRAVAGLLADTPRRARLAELGRAQAETWPDEAATVAQVLSIYDELVQRS comes from the coding sequence GTGGACGACACCTCTGTCCGGGCAACGACCCCTGCACCCGAGCCGGGGCAGCTGCACGCGGTGCTCGTCGTCGCCGCCAGCACCGGCGGCATCGGCGCGCATGTGCGCTCGCTGGCCCAGGGACTGGTGGCGCACGGCCTCACGGTGACCGTGTGCGGGCCGGCCGCCACCGATGCCCTGTTCGGCTTCTCCGGCGCCGGTGCCCGCTTCCACCCCGTGGAGATCACCCCGACCTCCGGGCCGCGCAGCGACGCCGCCGCCATCGGGGAGCTGCGCCGCGCCTTCACCGGCGCCTGCGTGGTGCACGCCCATGGACTGCGCGCCGGGCTCCTCTCCGATCTGGCGCTGCGCACCGCCGGCCGGGTGCCGGGGATGCGGCCGGAGACTCCGCTGGTGGTCACCATGCACCATGCGCTGCTTGCCACCGGCATGGAGCGGCGGCTGCTGCGGCTGATGGAGCGCCGGGTGGCCCGCGCCGCAGACCTGCTGCTCGGCGCCTCCTCCGACCTGGTCGCGCGGGCTCGGGAGCTGGGCGCCGGCGATGCCCGGCTGGGCCCGGTGGCCGCGCCGCCGCTCGCCGCACCGGCCGTGGACCGGGCGGCGGCCCGGGCCGCGCTGCCGGGCGTCGCCGAGGGGCGGCCGGTGGTCCTCGCGGTGGGTCGGCTCGCCCCGCAGAAGGGCTTTGACCTGCTGCTGGACGCCTCCCGTACGCTGGCCGGCCTGAACCCCCGCCCGCTGGTGCTGATCGCCGGCGAGGGCCCGGAGGGCGTGGCGCTGCGCGACCGCATCGACGCCGAGGGGCTGCCGGTGCGGCTGCTGGGCCACCGCACCGATGTGCCGGAGCTGCTGGCCGCCGCCGATGTGGTGGCCATCAGCAGCCGCTGGGAGGCGCGGGCGCTGGTGGCGCAGGAGGCGCTGCGCGCCGGGGTGCCGCTGGTCGCCACCGCCGTGGGCGGGCTGCCCGAGCTGGTCGGTGACGCCGCCGTACTGGTCCCGTACGGCGATGCGCAGGCGTTCGGCCGGGCGGTGGCCGGGCTGCTCGCCGACACCCCGCGCCGGGCCCGGCTGGCCGAGCTGGGCCGGGCGCAGGCGGAGACCTGGCCGGACGAGGCGGCCACGGTGGCGCAGGTGCTCTCCATCTACGACGAGCTGGTGCAGCGCTCCTGA
- a CDS encoding glycoside hydrolase family 15 protein has protein sequence MAGRIEDYALIGDMQTAALVSRDGAVDWLCLPRFDSPAVFAGLLGTDEHGFWRIGPADVPPAPAAFPQVLQHELSEFESSGELRIPATAHAPAVPADRRRYRGDSLILEQEWDTERGSVRVTDFMPPRHLTEGSGVPQMIRIVEGLSGRVRMRSALRMRFSYGRVVPWVHRIDEPDGSYRTVAVAGPDSVWLDGEAESYGRNLTTYSDFTIRKGERVAFALTWQASHLRAPDRPDAEAALAATEEFWRGWVEQCTFSGHYREPVIRSLITLKALTYAPTGGIVAAPTTSLPEDIGGVRNWDYRYTWLRDAAITLSSLLRTGYREEARAWREWLLRAVAGDPENLQIMYGIAGERELGEMELDWLPGYEGSTPVRTGNGAADQLQLDVYGEVVEALHLAHMTGLARSDHAHLLQLKLIGYLEKHWTEPDEGIWEVRGPRRHFVHSKVMAWVAVDRTIKLLEGTPTDGPIERWRKLRDDIHRDVCDKGYDTERNTFTQYYGGKELDASLLLIPQVGFLPPDDKRVIGTIEAIQRELLTEDGFVLRYPTHGQDGRNVDGLPGDEGAFLACSFWLADDLAMIGRVGEARDLFEKLLALRNDVGLLAEEWDPRRKRQVGNFPQAFSHVPLIDTALRLNASGAYQER, from the coding sequence GTGGCCGGCCGTATCGAGGACTACGCACTCATCGGGGACATGCAGACCGCTGCCCTGGTCAGCAGGGATGGGGCGGTGGACTGGCTCTGCCTGCCCCGCTTCGACTCCCCTGCCGTATTCGCCGGGTTGCTCGGCACCGACGAGCACGGGTTCTGGCGGATCGGGCCGGCCGACGTGCCCCCGGCACCCGCAGCCTTCCCGCAAGTCCTGCAACATGAACTCAGCGAGTTCGAATCCAGCGGCGAACTGCGCATCCCCGCCACCGCCCACGCCCCGGCCGTCCCCGCCGACCGCCGCCGCTACCGAGGCGACTCCCTCATCCTGGAACAGGAGTGGGACACCGAGCGCGGCAGCGTCCGGGTGACCGATTTCATGCCGCCCCGCCACCTCACCGAGGGCAGCGGCGTCCCGCAGATGATCCGCATCGTCGAGGGCCTCTCCGGCCGGGTCCGGATGCGCTCCGCCCTGCGGATGCGCTTCTCCTACGGCCGCGTCGTCCCCTGGGTCCACCGCATCGACGAGCCCGACGGCTCCTACCGCACCGTCGCCGTGGCCGGACCCGACTCCGTCTGGCTGGACGGCGAGGCCGAGAGCTACGGCCGCAACCTCACCACCTACTCCGACTTCACCATCCGCAAGGGCGAACGCGTCGCCTTCGCCCTCACCTGGCAGGCGTCCCACCTGCGCGCCCCCGACCGCCCCGACGCCGAAGCCGCCCTCGCGGCCACCGAGGAGTTCTGGCGCGGCTGGGTCGAGCAGTGCACCTTCTCCGGCCACTACCGCGAACCCGTGATCCGCTCCCTGATCACCCTCAAGGCCCTCACCTACGCCCCCACCGGCGGCATCGTCGCCGCCCCCACCACCTCCCTGCCCGAGGACATCGGCGGCGTCCGCAACTGGGACTACCGCTACACCTGGCTCCGCGACGCCGCCATCACCCTCTCCTCACTGCTGCGCACCGGCTACCGCGAAGAAGCCCGCGCCTGGCGCGAATGGCTGCTCCGCGCCGTCGCCGGCGACCCCGAAAACCTCCAGATCATGTACGGCATCGCCGGCGAACGCGAACTCGGCGAAATGGAACTCGACTGGCTCCCCGGCTACGAGGGCTCCACCCCCGTACGCACCGGAAACGGCGCCGCCGACCAACTCCAGCTCGACGTCTACGGCGAAGTCGTCGAAGCCCTCCACCTCGCCCATATGACCGGCCTCGCCCGCAGCGACCACGCCCACCTCCTCCAGCTCAAGCTCATCGGCTACCTGGAGAAGCACTGGACCGAACCCGACGAGGGCATCTGGGAGGTCCGCGGCCCCCGCCGCCACTTCGTCCACTCCAAGGTCATGGCCTGGGTCGCCGTCGACCGCACCATCAAACTCCTCGAAGGCACCCCCACCGACGGCCCCATCGAACGCTGGCGCAAACTCCGCGACGACATCCACCGCGACGTCTGCGACAAGGGCTACGACACCGAACGCAACACCTTCACCCAGTACTACGGCGGCAAGGAGCTCGACGCCTCCCTGCTGCTCATCCCCCAGGTCGGCTTCCTGCCCCCCGACGACAAGCGCGTCATCGGCACCATCGAGGCCATCCAGCGCGAACTGCTCACCGAGGACGGCTTCGTCCTCCGCTACCCCACCCACGGCCAGGACGGCCGCAATGTCGACGGCCTCCCCGGCGACGAGGGCGCCTTCCTCGCCTGCTCCTTCTGGCTCGCCGACGACCTCGCCATGATCGGCCGCGTCGGCGAAGCCCGCGACCTCTTCGAGAAACTGCTCGCCCTGCGCAACGACGTCGGCCTGCTCGCCGAGGAATGGGACCCACGCCGCAAGCGCCAGGTGGGCAACTTCCCCCAGGCGTTCAGCCACGTCCCCCTCATCGACACCGCCCTCCGCCTCAACGCCAGCGGCGCCTACCAGGAACGCTGA